In Caretta caretta isolate rCarCar2 chromosome 4, rCarCar1.hap1, whole genome shotgun sequence, one genomic interval encodes:
- the SFRP2 gene encoding secreted frizzled-related protein 2 isoform X2 → MYQGYWSLFLIFIASHCVGSVKGLFLFGQPEFSYKRSNCKPIPASLLLCRGIEYPNMRLPNLLGHETIQEVLEQAGAWIPLVQKQCHPDTRKFLCSLFAPVCIDDLDETIQPCHSLCEQVKDSCAPVMSAFGFPWPEMLDCSRFPQDNDLCIPPASSDHVLPTPREAPKVCDACKNKNEDDNDIVENLCKNDFALKIKVKEITYINGDTKITPETKSKTIYKLNGVTERDLRKTVLWLKGGLQCTCDEMNDINAPYLVMGQRQAGELVITSVKRWQKGQRAFKRFSRSIRKLQC, encoded by the exons ATGTACCAGGGATACTGGTCTCTGTTCCTGATCTTTATCGCCTCCCACTGCGTAGGGTCCGTCAAAGGGCTCTTTCTTTTTGGACAGCCCGAGTTCTCATACAAGAGGTCCAACTGCAAACCTATCCCCGCCTCCCTCTTGTTGTGCCGCGGGATCGAGTACCCGAACATGAGGCTGCCCAATCTGCTGGGGCATGAAACGATCCAGGAGGTCCTGgagcaggctggagcctggatccCTCTAGTTCAGAAGCAGTGCCACCCGGACACCAGAAAGTTCCTGTGCTCGCTCTTTGCGCCCGTCTGCATCGATGACCTGGATGAGACCATTCAGCCTTGCCATTCGCTCTGTGAGCAGGTGAAGGACAGTTGCGCCCCAGTTATGTCTGCCTTCGGCTTCCCCTGGCCTGAGATGCTGGACTGCAGCCGCTTCCCCCAGGACAACGACCTATGCATCCCCCCGGCAAGCAGCGACCACGTCCTCCCTACCCCCAGAGAAG CACCAAAGGTCTGTGATGCCTGCAAAAACAAGAACGAAGATGACAACGACATCGTGGAAAACCTTTGCAAAAATGACTTTG CCCTGAAGATAAAAGTGAAGGAGATCACATACATCAATGGGGACACCAAGATCACCCCTGAAACAAAGAGCAAAACCATCTACAAGCTGAATGGGGTGACAGAGAGGGATCTGAGGAAGACAGTGCTCTGGCTCAAAGGTGGCCTGCAGTGTACCTGTGATGAGATGAATGACATAAATGCACCCTATTTAGTGATGGGACAAAGGCAGGCTGGGGAGCTGGTGATCACCTCCGTGAAGCGGTGGCAGAAAGGGCAGCGGGCATTCAAACGATTCTCCCGCAGCATCCGCAAACTGCAATGCTAA
- the SFRP2 gene encoding secreted frizzled-related protein 2 isoform X1, which translates to MYQGYWSLFLIFIASHCVGSVKGLFLFGQPEFSYKRSNCKPIPASLLLCRGIEYPNMRLPNLLGHETIQEVLEQAGAWIPLVQKQCHPDTRKFLCSLFAPVCIDDLDETIQPCHSLCEQVKDSCAPVMSAFGFPWPEMLDCSRFPQDNDLCIPPASSDHVLPTPREVCCRVAKERAQESGTEKMPRFLIDQQTNFTREKSMNRQLLRMKEASSTAPKVCDACKNKNEDDNDIVENLCKNDFALKIKVKEITYINGDTKITPETKSKTIYKLNGVTERDLRKTVLWLKGGLQCTCDEMNDINAPYLVMGQRQAGELVITSVKRWQKGQRAFKRFSRSIRKLQC; encoded by the exons ATGTACCAGGGATACTGGTCTCTGTTCCTGATCTTTATCGCCTCCCACTGCGTAGGGTCCGTCAAAGGGCTCTTTCTTTTTGGACAGCCCGAGTTCTCATACAAGAGGTCCAACTGCAAACCTATCCCCGCCTCCCTCTTGTTGTGCCGCGGGATCGAGTACCCGAACATGAGGCTGCCCAATCTGCTGGGGCATGAAACGATCCAGGAGGTCCTGgagcaggctggagcctggatccCTCTAGTTCAGAAGCAGTGCCACCCGGACACCAGAAAGTTCCTGTGCTCGCTCTTTGCGCCCGTCTGCATCGATGACCTGGATGAGACCATTCAGCCTTGCCATTCGCTCTGTGAGCAGGTGAAGGACAGTTGCGCCCCAGTTATGTCTGCCTTCGGCTTCCCCTGGCCTGAGATGCTGGACTGCAGCCGCTTCCCCCAGGACAACGACCTATGCATCCCCCCGGCAAGCAGCGACCACGTCCTCCCTACCCCCAGAGAAG TTTGTTGTAGGGTTGCTAAAGAGAGAGCGCAAGAGAGTGGAACTGAAAAAATGCCAAGATTTTTGATTGACCAGCAAACCAATTTCACACGTGAAAAGTCCATGAATCGACAGTTATTACGAATGAAGGAAGCCTCTTCCACTG CACCAAAGGTCTGTGATGCCTGCAAAAACAAGAACGAAGATGACAACGACATCGTGGAAAACCTTTGCAAAAATGACTTTG CCCTGAAGATAAAAGTGAAGGAGATCACATACATCAATGGGGACACCAAGATCACCCCTGAAACAAAGAGCAAAACCATCTACAAGCTGAATGGGGTGACAGAGAGGGATCTGAGGAAGACAGTGCTCTGGCTCAAAGGTGGCCTGCAGTGTACCTGTGATGAGATGAATGACATAAATGCACCCTATTTAGTGATGGGACAAAGGCAGGCTGGGGAGCTGGTGATCACCTCCGTGAAGCGGTGGCAGAAAGGGCAGCGGGCATTCAAACGATTCTCCCGCAGCATCCGCAAACTGCAATGCTAA